In a single window of the Tigriopus californicus strain San Diego chromosome 2, Tcal_SD_v2.1, whole genome shotgun sequence genome:
- the LOC131877129 gene encoding erlin-2-like produces the protein MPEGLVTFVAIAMALIGVLANFALHKIDEGHVGVYYRGGALLSQVSTPGFHMRIPGLTTFRVVQTTLQTDQVTNVPCGTSGGVMIYFDRIEVVNILSADAVYDIVKNYTADYDKPLIFHKVHHELNQFCSVHNLQDVYIDLFDQIDENLKNALQNDLEQLAPGLRVLSVRVTKPKIPDSIKRNYELMEAEKTQLLISTQRQKVVEKESETERKKAVIEAEKEALVSKINFEKQIVEKESLRKMASIEDAMHLAREKSRTDASLYRIEREAQANALLLQPEYLKLKEIEALAANRKVYFGPSIPTTFVEGLSDPSQEKLSVLNTQSKTPP, from the exons ATGCCCGAGGGTCTGGTCACGTTCGTTGCCATCGCCATGGCCCTCATTGGAGTCTTGGCCAATTTCGCGCTTCACAAGATCGACGAAGGCCATGTGGGCGTGTATTACCGCGGTGGGGCGTTGCTCTCGCAGGTGTCCACGCCCGGCTTTCACATGCGCATCCCGGGTTTGACCACGTTTCGCGTGGTGCAGACCACCCTGCAGACGGATCAGGTGACCAATGTGCCGTGCGGCACCTCCGGTGGAGTCATGATCTACTTCGATCGCATCGAGGTGGTCAACATCTTGTCCGCGGACGCCGTCTACGACATTGTCAAGAACTACACGGCCGATTACGACAAGCCGCTCATTTTTCATAAG GTCCACCATGAGCTGAATCAGTTCTGCTCGGTTCATAATCTCCAGGATGTGTACATCGATTTGTTCGATCAGATCGACGAGAACCTGAAGAACGCGCTGCAAAACGACCTCGAGCAATTGGCGCCCGGACTGCGCGTCCTCTCGGTCCGGGTCACCAAGCCCAAGATCCCAGACTCGATCAAACGCAACTACGAGCTCATGGAGGCCGAGAAGACCCAATTGTTGATTTCTACCCAACGCCAGAAGGTGGTCGAGAAGGAGTCCGAGACTGAACGGAAGAAGGCCGTCATTGAGGCCGAGAAGGAGGCCTTGGTCTCTAAGATCAACTTCGAGAAGCAGATCGTGGAGAAGGAGTCTCTGCGCAAGATGGCGTCGATTGAGGATGCCATGCACTTGGCCCGCGAAAAGAGCCGCACGGATGCCAGTTTGTACCGCATCGAGCGAGAGGCGCAAGCCAACGCCCTCTTGCTCCAACCGGAATACCTTAAACTCAAGGAGATCGAGGCCCTGGCCGCTAACCGAAAAGTTTATTTCGGACCAAGTATCCCGACCACGTTTGTCGAAGGTCTTTCCGACCCTAGTCAAGAGAAATTGTCAGTGCTCAATACCCAGTCCAAAACCCCGCCTTAA